One window of the Brevibacterium limosum genome contains the following:
- a CDS encoding SLC13 family permease, giving the protein MFSQLIALIVFVALFAIGAMRGVHIGILMIAGAAGSGLFLADMTLDEVIGGFPLSIMVLLVGVTYLFAIAQSNGTIDRLIDTALTKVGRRAVLIPLVFFILTAGVSAMGSALAGLVMAPVGMQVARRYRVDFALVGLAIGFGLGAGGFAPTSLFGIVTYGTAHDAGIELSPLLLFTVAMLTYLVLLAAAYAMFGRSLTSGRHSSHEGDSRGEAAVGSAGAAHAHEDSARRASRGTASATAVAFGEGASDEAIFVESGTGEDDAAPLPPYTPIQILTVVCMAGLVASVIGIAAFGLDPDIGLLSFAFSAVLALADPKTAGTSVSRIDWSTVLLVGGIVTYVGVLETMGAVDLLGDAARAIGSPLVAAFVLCMIGGLVSAFASTTGILAALVPLALPLIADGGVPGWALIIALGLCASVVDVSPFSSTGATVVATAPTHAKERLTRILVKFGMSMVVIGPLLLVGGLVVPAMLFG; this is encoded by the coding sequence GTGTTCTCTCAGCTCATAGCACTCATCGTCTTCGTCGCATTGTTCGCCATCGGGGCGATGCGCGGAGTCCACATCGGCATACTCATGATCGCAGGCGCCGCGGGCTCGGGCCTGTTCCTCGCCGATATGACGTTGGACGAGGTGATCGGCGGCTTCCCTCTGTCGATCATGGTCCTCCTCGTCGGCGTCACGTACCTCTTCGCGATTGCGCAGTCGAACGGGACGATCGACAGGCTCATCGACACAGCACTCACCAAGGTCGGTCGCCGGGCAGTTCTCATCCCGCTGGTCTTCTTCATCCTCACGGCCGGTGTCTCTGCGATGGGATCCGCTCTCGCGGGCCTCGTCATGGCACCCGTGGGGATGCAGGTCGCCCGCCGGTACCGCGTGGATTTCGCCCTCGTGGGACTCGCGATCGGATTCGGTCTCGGGGCCGGCGGATTCGCGCCGACGAGCCTCTTCGGAATCGTCACCTACGGCACCGCACATGATGCCGGCATCGAACTCAGCCCGCTGCTGCTCTTCACTGTTGCGATGCTCACCTACCTTGTCCTCCTCGCCGCCGCCTACGCGATGTTCGGCCGCAGCCTGACCTCGGGACGGCACTCTTCCCACGAAGGAGACAGCAGGGGCGAGGCTGCCGTCGGCTCAGCCGGAGCAGCCCATGCCCACGAAGACTCCGCACGCAGGGCAAGCCGTGGGACTGCCTCGGCGACGGCGGTGGCGTTCGGCGAGGGCGCGAGCGACGAGGCGATCTTCGTCGAGTCCGGAACAGGTGAGGACGACGCTGCCCCGCTGCCTCCGTACACGCCGATTCAGATCCTCACCGTCGTCTGCATGGCGGGACTCGTGGCTTCGGTGATCGGAATCGCAGCGTTCGGACTCGACCCTGACATCGGTCTGCTCAGCTTCGCCTTCTCCGCGGTTCTCGCCCTTGCCGACCCCAAGACGGCCGGCACCTCAGTCAGTCGGATCGACTGGTCCACCGTTCTGCTCGTCGGAGGCATCGTGACCTACGTCGGAGTGCTCGAGACGATGGGAGCCGTCGACCTGCTCGGTGACGCGGCACGAGCGATCGGATCGCCGCTCGTCGCGGCGTTCGTCCTGTGCATGATCGGAGGTCTGGTCTCCGCCTTCGCCTCGACGACAGGCATTCTCGCCGCACTCGTTCCGTTGGCTCTGCCGCTGATCGCCGACGGCGGGGTGCCGGGATGGGCACTCATCATCGCGCTCGGACTCTGCGCCTCAGTCGTCGATGTCTCACCGTTCTCGAGCACGGGTGCGACGGTCGTTGCGACCGCACCGACGCATGCGAAAGAGCGACTGACCCGTATTCTCGTGAAGTTCGGCATGTCGATGGTCGTTATCGGACCGCTTCTGCTCGTCGGAGGTCTCGTCGTTCCCGCGATGCTCTTCGGGTGA
- a CDS encoding LysR family transcriptional regulator: protein MAWSDADADEQTLPTPQEMKVFTVLCRVRTITEAAGELGYSQSQVSRILHRLEQRLDVRLFDRAPTGLTTTLEGEAFAETCAAIRGSYSTQMRRFENLIAGDAGQLRVSVLPSMAFAHMGEWTNSFRASFPSATVTVTDDISGNSLEAVLSGDADIAISACLLRGPAGGERTLFSETAALEVVPLLEERFSLVSPPAEEPDPQPSWETAFAASQVGFTDRTSIRRCLAVIADLTGLGYHPGTLTNSPLTIAGLVEAGIGSSIVPESNLPLMRIRSLRTQQLPDFRRVICLVFRSGDNAPLVRRFASTLLELTSESHR, encoded by the coding sequence ATGGCGTGGAGTGATGCGGATGCGGACGAGCAGACCTTGCCGACGCCGCAGGAGATGAAGGTCTTCACGGTTCTCTGCCGAGTGAGGACGATCACCGAAGCCGCGGGAGAACTCGGATACTCCCAGTCCCAAGTCAGCCGCATTCTTCATCGGCTGGAGCAGAGGCTCGATGTGCGACTCTTCGATCGCGCGCCGACGGGGCTGACGACGACGCTCGAAGGGGAGGCCTTTGCCGAGACCTGTGCCGCGATCAGGGGCTCCTATTCGACGCAGATGCGCCGATTCGAAAACCTCATCGCCGGTGACGCCGGACAGCTGCGCGTGTCTGTCCTTCCGTCGATGGCGTTTGCGCACATGGGAGAGTGGACGAACAGCTTCCGCGCCTCATTCCCGTCGGCGACGGTGACAGTCACCGACGACATCTCGGGGAACTCGTTGGAAGCAGTGCTCTCCGGCGACGCCGACATCGCAATCTCGGCATGTCTGCTCCGTGGGCCCGCCGGTGGTGAGCGGACACTCTTCTCTGAGACAGCGGCGCTCGAAGTCGTGCCATTGCTCGAGGAGAGGTTCTCTCTTGTGTCTCCGCCGGCCGAAGAACCCGATCCGCAACCGAGTTGGGAGACAGCCTTCGCCGCTTCGCAGGTAGGCTTCACCGACCGAACGAGCATTCGACGCTGTCTTGCCGTCATTGCCGATCTGACGGGACTCGGTTATCACCCCGGAACGCTTACCAACAGCCCCCTGACGATTGCGGGGCTGGTCGAGGCTGGGATCGGAAGCTCCATCGTGCCGGAGAGCAACCTGCCGCTGATGAGGATCCGCTCGTTGAGGACCCAGCAGCTGCCGGACTTCCGCCGCGTCATCTGCCTGGTCTTCCGCAGCGGTGACAATGCCCCGCTCGTCCGTCGTTTTGCCAGTACGCTGCTCGAACTCACGTCAGAGTCGCACCGATGA
- a CDS encoding sulfite exporter TauE/SafE family protein, which translates to MEFLGLILIGCLVGLTTVLFGFGGGFVTVPIITLVDADLGHDTARVAAATSALVMLVNAVVATVSTKRSTLAHLKGRWWLLGLLGLGGALGAFSGRFAPDALLQWGFVAYIAATAIDLLARPGFFRRKATVVDEAGEVSEGGRGIAAVWGVPIGGLASFLGVGGSVMTVPMMRRSGATMTVATTLANPLTLVIMSPAVLVTILAPASIEAPGIVGSLDLFSAAALLIGGLPIIVFLRRRVPRIPEILHAWGYFMLLIAAGVVVAVA; encoded by the coding sequence GTGGAATTCCTCGGACTCATCCTCATCGGCTGTCTCGTCGGCCTGACGACCGTGCTCTTCGGGTTCGGCGGCGGCTTCGTCACCGTCCCGATCATCACCTTGGTCGATGCGGATCTCGGACACGACACGGCACGGGTGGCGGCGGCCACCTCGGCGCTGGTCATGCTCGTCAACGCCGTCGTCGCGACGGTGTCGACGAAACGATCCACGCTCGCCCATCTGAAGGGTCGGTGGTGGCTGCTCGGGCTGCTGGGCCTCGGCGGGGCGCTCGGGGCCTTCAGCGGCAGGTTCGCGCCGGATGCGCTGCTGCAGTGGGGGTTCGTCGCGTATATCGCGGCCACGGCGATCGATCTGCTCGCCCGGCCCGGATTCTTCCGGCGGAAAGCGACAGTCGTCGATGAGGCCGGCGAAGTCAGTGAGGGAGGCCGCGGCATCGCGGCCGTGTGGGGTGTCCCGATCGGCGGTCTGGCCTCGTTCCTCGGCGTCGGCGGATCGGTCATGACAGTGCCGATGATGCGCCGATCGGGGGCGACGATGACCGTAGCCACGACCCTGGCCAACCCGCTGACCTTGGTGATCATGAGCCCGGCCGTGCTCGTGACGATCCTGGCACCGGCGTCGATCGAGGCGCCGGGCATCGTCGGATCCCTCGACCTGTTCTCCGCTGCCGCACTGCTCATCGGCGGACTGCCGATCATCGTCTTCCTGCGTCGGAGGGTGCCGAGAATCCCGGAGATCCTCCACGCCTGGGGGTACTTTATGCTGCTCATCGCCGCCGGAGTCGTCGTCGCGGTGGCGTGA
- a CDS encoding CaiB/BaiF CoA transferase family protein, translated as MTTLLNGIKVLELSRTLAGPFAGHILADMGADVLKIEQPGTGDESRGFTPPEYEGTSCYFHAVNRNKRSLALDLKNPEDLKVLYSLVEDADIVTESYRTGVAERLGVDYTTLSEINPSLIYLSVSGYGRTGSRASWPAYDIVMQAETGLMSMTGTEDGELVKIGPSIADVSTGLYGATGLLGALFERERSGQGQYIDVAMYDAQFGVMANWLLATVATGQAPKPMGVGNPALAPYQTVRTSDGTYMLGVGNNSHWARFRRALDLSDLADDARFATNDLRVAHRPELIAGIEDRTQTLSSGELDDLLKQAGVPGSPVNTLSDVLDDPFSSERGILQDLDGHEGTKAVKFPVAFSRTPVSEYRRAPELDSSRPTWLTEADEARVSVRN; from the coding sequence ATGACGACTCTTCTCAATGGAATCAAGGTGCTGGAGCTCTCACGCACCCTGGCGGGACCGTTCGCAGGTCACATCCTTGCCGATATGGGAGCCGACGTGCTGAAGATCGAACAGCCCGGCACCGGTGACGAATCCCGCGGCTTCACCCCGCCGGAGTACGAGGGCACAAGCTGCTACTTCCACGCGGTCAATCGCAATAAGCGGTCGCTCGCCTTGGATCTGAAGAACCCCGAGGACCTCAAGGTGCTCTACTCGCTGGTCGAAGACGCCGATATCGTCACCGAGAGCTACCGCACAGGCGTAGCCGAACGTCTAGGAGTCGACTACACGACCTTGAGTGAGATCAACCCGAGTCTCATCTACCTCTCAGTGTCCGGCTACGGGCGAACCGGCTCCCGAGCCTCGTGGCCCGCTTATGACATCGTCATGCAGGCCGAGACAGGGCTGATGTCGATGACGGGCACCGAGGACGGCGAGCTCGTCAAGATCGGTCCCTCGATCGCCGATGTCTCCACGGGTCTCTACGGTGCCACCGGTCTCCTCGGCGCCCTGTTCGAACGGGAACGTTCCGGTCAGGGTCAATACATCGATGTCGCGATGTACGACGCCCAGTTCGGTGTCATGGCGAACTGGCTCCTGGCGACGGTGGCCACTGGACAGGCACCCAAACCGATGGGCGTCGGAAACCCGGCGCTTGCGCCCTACCAGACCGTCAGAACCAGCGACGGCACCTACATGCTCGGAGTGGGCAACAACAGTCATTGGGCTCGATTCCGCCGGGCGTTGGACCTCAGCGACCTCGCCGACGATGCCCGGTTCGCAACGAACGACCTGCGGGTAGCTCACCGCCCCGAACTCATCGCCGGCATTGAGGATCGGACCCAAACGCTCAGCAGCGGCGAACTCGACGATCTGCTCAAGCAGGCAGGTGTTCCCGGTTCGCCGGTCAATACCCTCAGCGATGTCCTCGACGACCCATTCTCCTCGGAACGGGGAATACTCCAAGACCTCGACGGGCACGAGGGCACCAAGGCCGTGAAATTCCCCGTCGCCTTCTCGAGGACTCCGGTGTCCGAGTATCGCCGGGCACCGGAACTCGACAGCAGTCGTCCCACGTGGCTCACCGAAGCGGATGAGGCCCGCGTTTCGGTCAGGAACTGA
- a CDS encoding enoyl-CoA hydratase/isomerase family protein, with translation MITQARSDEGILTVTIDNEARANSLTATMLDDLTKALNTASADETLRAVLLTSAGTRGFSAGMDTSQFEHESPSRALDTITSLGRVCEAVKDCDIPVAVAIRGYCIGGALEIAAAADFRVGGEESWYSMPEVRIGIPSVLDSVNLWRVMGWTKATELMLTANRFSASEMAECGFLNTVAADDRVEDRALAYLNDTVMADRAVIAQQKQLFRTWKNSFEREAFEDSKKEFALAFARKSN, from the coding sequence GTGATCACACAGGCACGCTCCGACGAGGGCATTCTCACTGTCACGATCGACAATGAAGCCCGAGCCAACTCGCTCACTGCCACGATGCTCGACGATCTGACGAAGGCGCTGAACACGGCCTCGGCCGACGAGACACTTCGCGCCGTCTTGCTGACCTCGGCGGGCACCCGAGGATTCTCGGCCGGCATGGACACCTCCCAGTTCGAGCACGAGAGCCCTTCGCGTGCTCTCGACACGATCACCTCGTTGGGGCGGGTCTGCGAAGCAGTCAAGGACTGCGACATTCCTGTTGCCGTCGCCATCAGAGGCTACTGCATCGGCGGTGCGCTCGAGATCGCAGCGGCGGCCGACTTCCGTGTGGGCGGCGAAGAGTCCTGGTATTCGATGCCCGAGGTCCGCATCGGCATCCCTTCCGTCCTCGATTCCGTCAACCTCTGGCGAGTCATGGGCTGGACCAAGGCCACCGAGCTGATGCTCACGGCGAACAGATTCTCCGCCTCCGAAATGGCGGAATGCGGTTTCCTCAATACCGTCGCCGCCGATGACCGTGTGGAAGACCGCGCACTGGCCTACCTGAACGACACGGTGATGGCCGATCGCGCGGTCATCGCCCAGCAGAAGCAGCTCTTCCGCACGTGGAAGAACTCCTTCGAGCGGGAAGCCTTCGAAGACAGCAAGAAGGAATTCGCATTGGCATTCGCACGGAAGAGCAACTGA